One window from the genome of Cydia fagiglandana chromosome 21, ilCydFagi1.1, whole genome shotgun sequence encodes:
- the LOC134675191 gene encoding protein glass isoform X2, giving the protein MEYVPNNPQFGLELCCDPLQCHCLEPPLRELDDCCQQENDNCCTENGEDLNGLGDIAPAIADDVSGDPAWGEDMGSFSLPPLELDPLPSLFPFSPCSGYNRNNGSECRERGGGDAADVLLSLKHAVVHGDCAAETVHPQMMVNGGSGYPYYEHYGGAPLFPTMSVNVSMNMTMHGCPPDQLCSQVQWNQNTSPPSVNVVYPQTQNMISPNSYPAATYSFTADFRTPNQSDPLITATSSFKPLQLQNAQKQNNYLFQQKNFAGQKMQSLKRSPSRIFVQEGQKEQIGNGYILNHQGQMHSQEYAYTACVNASGKVQVGALSGCSEDDEQKPNLCRICGKTYARPSTLKTHLRTHSGERPYRCGDCNKSFSQAANLTAHVRTHTGQKPFRCPICDRRFSQSSSVTTHMRTHSGERPYQCRSCKKAFSDSSTLTKHLRIHSGEKPYQCKLCLLRFSQSGNLNRHMRVHGNMSGGMLG; this is encoded by the exons CAGGAAAACGACAATTGCTGCACAGAAAATGGCGAGGACCTAAACGGTTTAGGAGACATCGCGCCGGCCATCGCGGACGATGTGAGCGGCGACCCGGCCTGGGGCGAAGACATGGGATCCTTCTCACTACCACCGCTCGAATTGGACCCGCTGCCTTCCTTGTTCCCGTTTTCACCTTGCTCAGGATACAA CAGGAACAACGGGAGCGAATGTCGCGAAAGGGGAGGCGGCGATGCGGCAGACGTCCTGCTCTCTCTCAAGCATGCCGTCGTTCACGGGGACTGCGCCGCCGAAACTGTACACCCACAG ATGATGGTGAACGGCGGCAGCGGCTACCCGTACTACGAGCACTACGGCGGAGCGCCCCTCTTCCCGACCATGTCCGTCAACGTGTCCATGAACATGACCATGCACGGCTGCCCGCCCGACCAACTCTGCTCCCAG GTCCAATGGAACCAAAACACGTCACCGCCCTCAGTGAACGTGGTCTACCCGCAAACACAGAACATGATAAGCCCAAACTCCTACCCTGCTGCAACGTACTCCTTCACCGCTGACTTCAGAACACCTAACCAATCAGACCCTCTCATCACAGCCACGTCTTCGTTCAAACCTCTGCAACTGCAAAATGCACAGAAGCAAAACAACTATCTGTTTCAACAGAAGAACTTTGCTGGGCAAAAGATGCAGTCGCTAAAGAGGTCGCCGTCCAGGATATTTGTTCAGGAGGGTCAGAAGGAACAGATCGGGAATGGGTACATATTGAATCATCAGGGACAGATGCATTCGCAGGAGTACGCGTATACGGCGTGTGTTAATGCTAGTGGGAAAGTTCAG GTAGGCGCACTCAGCGGTTGTTCAGAAGACGACGAGCAGAAGCCCAACCTCTGCCGCATATGCGGGAAGACCTACGCCCGGCCGAGCACGCTGAAAACGCACCTTCGCACGCATTCCGGCGAGCGCCCTTACCGGTGCGGGGATTGCAATAAAAGCTTCTCCCAAGCTGCGAACTTGACTGCTCATGTAAGGACGCATACAGGACAGAAGCCTTTCAG gTGCCCTATTTGCGATCGTCGATTTAGCCAAAGCTCAAGTGTGACTACGCATATGAGGACACATTCCGGCGAAAGGCCGTAtca ATGTCGGTCCTGCAAAAAAGCTTTCTCCGACAGCTCAACCCTCACGAAGCACCTCCGGATACACTCCGGAGAGAAGCCATACCAATGCAAGCTCTGCTTACTAag ATTCTCGCAGTCCGGCAATCTGAACCGACACATGCGTGTTCACGGGAACATGTCTGGCGGCATGCTCGGCTGA
- the LOC134675191 gene encoding protein glass isoform X1 — translation MEYVPNNPQFGLELCCDPLQCHCLEPPLRELDDCCQQENDNCCTENGEDLNGLGDIAPAIADDVSGDPAWGEDMGSFSLPPLELDPLPSLFPFSPCSGYNRNNGSECRERGGGDAADVLLSLKHAVVHGDCAAETVHPQMMVNGGSGYPYYEHYGGAPLFPTMSVNVSMNMTMHGCPPDQLCSQVLQDPQVQWNQNTSPPSVNVVYPQTQNMISPNSYPAATYSFTADFRTPNQSDPLITATSSFKPLQLQNAQKQNNYLFQQKNFAGQKMQSLKRSPSRIFVQEGQKEQIGNGYILNHQGQMHSQEYAYTACVNASGKVQVGALSGCSEDDEQKPNLCRICGKTYARPSTLKTHLRTHSGERPYRCGDCNKSFSQAANLTAHVRTHTGQKPFRLVI, via the exons CAGGAAAACGACAATTGCTGCACAGAAAATGGCGAGGACCTAAACGGTTTAGGAGACATCGCGCCGGCCATCGCGGACGATGTGAGCGGCGACCCGGCCTGGGGCGAAGACATGGGATCCTTCTCACTACCACCGCTCGAATTGGACCCGCTGCCTTCCTTGTTCCCGTTTTCACCTTGCTCAGGATACAA CAGGAACAACGGGAGCGAATGTCGCGAAAGGGGAGGCGGCGATGCGGCAGACGTCCTGCTCTCTCTCAAGCATGCCGTCGTTCACGGGGACTGCGCCGCCGAAACTGTACACCCACAG ATGATGGTGAACGGCGGCAGCGGCTACCCGTACTACGAGCACTACGGCGGAGCGCCCCTCTTCCCGACCATGTCCGTCAACGTGTCCATGAACATGACCATGCACGGCTGCCCGCCCGACCAACTCTGCTCCCAGGTACTACAGGATCCACAG GTCCAATGGAACCAAAACACGTCACCGCCCTCAGTGAACGTGGTCTACCCGCAAACACAGAACATGATAAGCCCAAACTCCTACCCTGCTGCAACGTACTCCTTCACCGCTGACTTCAGAACACCTAACCAATCAGACCCTCTCATCACAGCCACGTCTTCGTTCAAACCTCTGCAACTGCAAAATGCACAGAAGCAAAACAACTATCTGTTTCAACAGAAGAACTTTGCTGGGCAAAAGATGCAGTCGCTAAAGAGGTCGCCGTCCAGGATATTTGTTCAGGAGGGTCAGAAGGAACAGATCGGGAATGGGTACATATTGAATCATCAGGGACAGATGCATTCGCAGGAGTACGCGTATACGGCGTGTGTTAATGCTAGTGGGAAAGTTCAG GTAGGCGCACTCAGCGGTTGTTCAGAAGACGACGAGCAGAAGCCCAACCTCTGCCGCATATGCGGGAAGACCTACGCCCGGCCGAGCACGCTGAAAACGCACCTTCGCACGCATTCCGGCGAGCGCCCTTACCGGTGCGGGGATTGCAATAAAAGCTTCTCCCAAGCTGCGAACTTGACTGCTCATGTAAGGACGCATACAGGACAGAAGCCTTTCAGGTTAGTGATTTGA
- the LOC134675148 gene encoding protein O-GlcNAcase isoform X1 yields the protein MTESSPDEANANRKDFICGVVEGFYGRPWTTEQRKDLFQKQKKWGLDMYVYAPKDDYKHRAYWRELYTVEEAEHLTSLISAARAQGITFCYALSPGLDITYSSQKEITTLKRKLEQVSQFGCTCFALLFDDIEPEMSEADKQIFQSFAHAQVSVTNEIHQHLGCPRFLLCPTQYCSTRAVPTVNSSEYLNTLGTKLSQQIDIMWTGPKVISKTLTTECIEEITAVLRRPPVIWDNLHANDYDQKRIFLGPYCGRSPELIPLLRGVLTNPNCEYNANMIAIRTLAHWASCSLDAPTHMEAVSWDIKLESESEQGVCEDEAPVTLGKHVYHPRQALRQAIIEWLPEFSIPKTAQGPVIKPQPPVTVFITVPPVPIIPILPMVNTCMSLLTATTNTTTTAATSAISAIPTVSTSQLQALADCPAARLKHQTVSPVETFSAVTNPVMNSLVSPTKVILNESIQNPIIPIASSNISLPSEIPVSTLPVPLLGIKSLEEVDKSEDQSMVDSDRQDKNDSVVNDSVLESVSFIEEMKKDKEDDQDTIIVDDEKVEEQQQNGDMSLGDTPQTLSPNRPSLPEGEPLDVDPPSAANTDTDVVMNDQLSENGSMQVEPSNSPLSTDMMVEPADPVETTDEPVEESSIDANALTEDDLVLLCDLFYLPFEHGSRGLRLLHDFHWLTGHAAGTLPRGNKPETSEWRRRRSRFAWWTARARRLLRRLEACANRELHAELQPYVWELCAVLALLDGLVRWLELGKFPQNIATNTQGSYTWFSKGWREAFESGAQEPWVFRGGLTADLRRLLPVECSGDQLRPQAVPREPPLTVRPYTAADESAVCEICHKTCRDGSDCSDLFPSDLQTLPADRLVQPFLTLAPSLCMVIEEDEMFAREGEDNVNGVKPGIVGYACAALNSKEFYKKQEVAWIPEMCKKYPEQLTEREDLSQAAKECIHHFHQFSTLERAPAGVLRAHPALLTCCVRAGCPDPLAPARLLTCLLAALRAHGVNGVHACINATDHYLLQFYSKLGFAEAARSGSRVFLARSF from the exons ATGACTGAAAGCTCGCCAGACGAAGCAAATGCTAACCGGAAAGACTTCATATGTGGAGTTGTTGAAG GCTTTTACGGTCGCCCGTGGACCACGGAGCAGCGGAAAGATCTTTTTCAAAA ACAAAAAAAATGGGGCCTAGACATGTATGTGTATGCTCCAAAAGACGATTACAAGCACCGTGCCTATTGGAGGGAGTTGTACACAGTGGAGGAGGCGGAGCACCTCACGTCTCTGATCTCTGCGGCCAGGGCTCAGGGCATTACATTCTGTTACGCTCTATCTCCGGGCCTGGATATCACATATAGCAGCCAGAAGGAAATTACCACTTTGAAACGGAAGCTTGAACAG GTGTCCCAGTTCGGCTGCACTTGCTTTGCTCTCTTGTTTGACGACATTGAGCCGGAAATGAGTGAGGCAGACAAGCAGATCTTCCAGAGCTTTGCTCATGCACAG GTGTCAGTAACAAACGAGATCCATCAACACCTCGGCTGCCCTCGCTTCCTTCTCTGCCCAACACAGTACTGCTCAACCCGGGCCGTGCCAACTGTCAACAGCTCGGAGTACCTCAACACGCTGGGAACCAAGCTGTCTCAACAGATCGACATCATGTGGACCG GACCCAAAGTGATCTCCAAGACGCTGACCACGGAGTGTATAGAAGAGATAACCGCCGTACTGCGACGGCCGCCTGTTATTTGGGACAATCTCCACGCGAATGACTACGATCAGAAGAGGATATTCCTAG GTCCATACTGCGGAAGGTCTCCAGAGCTGATCCCACTGTTACGAGGAGTCCTAACGAACCCCAACTGCGAATACAATGCGAATATGATCGCCATACGCACTCTCGCGCACTGGGCGAGCTGCAGTCTTGATGCGCCAACGCACA TGGAAGCGGTGTCATGGGACATTAAACTAGAGTCCGAGAGCGAACAAGGTGTGTGTGAGGACGAGGCACCCGTGACCCTGGGCAAGCATGTCTACCACCCGCGGCAAGCGCTCAG GCAAGCAATAATCGAGTGGCTTCCAGAATTCTCCATACCCAAGACGGCGCAGGGGCCTGTGATCAAGCCGCAGCCTCCAGTCACAG TTTTCATTACAGTCCCGCCGGTGCCGATCATCCCGATCCTGCCGATGGTGAACACATGCATGTCGCTGCTGACGGCCACCACCAATACCACCACAACTGCCGCCACTAGCGCCATCTCTGCCATCCCGACGGTGTCCACGTCGCAGCTGCAGGCGCTGGCCGACTGCCCCGCCGCCCGCCTCAAGCACCAGACG GTATCGCCAGTAGAAACCTTCAGTGCAGTTACGAATCCCGTCATGAACTCCCTAGTGTCCCCCACCAAAGTTATCCTCAACGAATCCATACAGAACCCCATCATACCCATCGCTAGCTCCAACATCTCCCTGCCTAGCGAAATACCCGTGTCTACCCTACCCGTACCACTCCTCGGTATAAAATCACTTGAGGAAGTTGACAAAAGCGAAGACCAGAGTATGGTAGACAGTGACAGACAGGATAAAAACGACAGTGTTGTGAATGACAGTGTTCTAGAAAGTGTCAGTTTCATAGAAGAGATGAAGAAGGATAAAGAAGATGACCAGGACACGATTATTGTGGATGATGAGAAGGTTGAGGAGCAACAGCAGAACGGAGACATGAGTTTAGGAG ACACACCACAAACGCTGAGCCCGAATCGGCCGTCGCTGCCCGAAGGAGAGCCTCTCGATGTGGACCCGCCGTCGGCCGCTAACACCGACACAGATGTAGTCATGAACGACCAACTTAGCGAA AACGGTTCTATGCAAGTGGAGCCTAGCAACAGTCCCCTGAGCACGGACATGATGGTAGAACCCGCGGATCCTGTCGAAACTACAGACGA ACCAGTCGAAGAATCATCGATAGACGCGAACGCACTAACGGAGGACGACTTAGTATTGCTTTGCGATCTGTTTTATCTACCATTCGAGCACGGCTCGCGCGGGTTACGGCTGTTACACGATTTCCATTGGTTAACGGGGCACGCGGCCGGGACGTTGCCGAGAGGGAACAAACCCGAG ACAAGCGAGTGGCGCCGCCGACGGAGCCGCTTCGCGTGGTGGACGGCCCGCGCCAGACGCCTGCTGCGGCGGCTGGAGGCCTGCGCCAACCGGGAGCTCCACGCCGAGCTGCAGCCCTACGTGTGGGAGCTGTGCGCCGTGCTGGCCCTGCTGGACGGCCTGGTGCGGTGGTTAG AACTTGGCAAATTCCCGCAGAATATTGCAACGAATACACAAGGCAGCTATACAT GGTTCTCGAAAGGCTGGCGGGAAGCGTTCGAGAGCGGAGCCCAGGAGCCTTGGGTGTTCCGCGGCGGACTTACAGCCGATTTACGGCGGCTTCTCCCAGTGGAGTGCAGCGGCGACCAACTGCGCCCGCAGGCCGTGCCGCGCGAGCCGCCGCTCACGGTGCGGCCCTACACCGCCGCCGATGAAAGCGCT GTGTGCGAGATATGCCATAAGACATGCAGAGACGGCTCGGATTGCAGCGATCTTTTCCCGAGCGATCTGCAAACGTTACCGGCCGATAG GCTAGTGCAACCATTCCTAACATTAGCGCCTTCTCTGTGTATGGTGATAGAGGAGGACGAAATGTTCGCGAGGGAAGGAGAAGACAACGTTAACG GGGTAAAACCAGGAATAGTTGGCTATGCGTGCGCGGCGCTAAACAGCAAAGAGTTCTACAAGAAACAAGAAGTGGCCTGGATACCGGAGATGTGCAAGAAATACCCGGAGCAGCTAACTGAGAGGGAGGACCTGAGTCAGGCGGCTAAG GAGTGCATCCACCACTTCCACCAGTTCAGCACGCTGGAGCGCGCGCCGGCGGGCGTGCTGCGCGCGCACCCCGCGCTGCTCACGTGCTGCGTGCGCGCCGGCTGCCCGGACCCGCTCGCGCCCGCGCGCCTGCTCACCTGCCTGCTGGCGGCGCTCAGGGCTCATG GTGTGAACGGCGTACACGCGTGCATTAACGCAACCGACCACTACCTCCTCCAGTTCTACAGCAAGCTCGGGTTCGCGGAGGCGGCCCGCTCGGGCTCCCGCGTGTTCCTCGCGCGCTCCTTCTAG
- the LOC134675148 gene encoding protein O-GlcNAcase isoform X2 — protein sequence MTESSPDEANANRKDFICGVVEGFYGRPWTTEQRKDLFQKQKKWGLDMYVYAPKDDYKHRAYWRELYTVEEAEHLTSLISAARAQGITFCYALSPGLDITYSSQKEITTLKRKLEQVSQFGCTCFALLFDDIEPEMSEADKQIFQSFAHAQVSVTNEIHQHLGCPRFLLCPTQYCSTRAVPTVNSSEYLNTLGTKLSQQIDIMWTGPKVISKTLTTECIEEITAVLRRPPVIWDNLHANDYDQKRIFLGPYCGRSPELIPLLRGVLTNPNCEYNANMIAIRTLAHWASCSLDAPTHMEAVSWDIKLESESEQGVCEDEAPVTLGKHVYHPRQALRQAIIEWLPEFSIPKTAQGPVIKPQPPVTVPPVPIIPILPMVNTCMSLLTATTNTTTTAATSAISAIPTVSTSQLQALADCPAARLKHQTVSPVETFSAVTNPVMNSLVSPTKVILNESIQNPIIPIASSNISLPSEIPVSTLPVPLLGIKSLEEVDKSEDQSMVDSDRQDKNDSVVNDSVLESVSFIEEMKKDKEDDQDTIIVDDEKVEEQQQNGDMSLGDTPQTLSPNRPSLPEGEPLDVDPPSAANTDTDVVMNDQLSENGSMQVEPSNSPLSTDMMVEPADPVETTDEPVEESSIDANALTEDDLVLLCDLFYLPFEHGSRGLRLLHDFHWLTGHAAGTLPRGNKPETSEWRRRRSRFAWWTARARRLLRRLEACANRELHAELQPYVWELCAVLALLDGLVRWLELGKFPQNIATNTQGSYTWFSKGWREAFESGAQEPWVFRGGLTADLRRLLPVECSGDQLRPQAVPREPPLTVRPYTAADESAVCEICHKTCRDGSDCSDLFPSDLQTLPADRLVQPFLTLAPSLCMVIEEDEMFAREGEDNVNGVKPGIVGYACAALNSKEFYKKQEVAWIPEMCKKYPEQLTEREDLSQAAKECIHHFHQFSTLERAPAGVLRAHPALLTCCVRAGCPDPLAPARLLTCLLAALRAHGVNGVHACINATDHYLLQFYSKLGFAEAARSGSRVFLARSF from the exons ATGACTGAAAGCTCGCCAGACGAAGCAAATGCTAACCGGAAAGACTTCATATGTGGAGTTGTTGAAG GCTTTTACGGTCGCCCGTGGACCACGGAGCAGCGGAAAGATCTTTTTCAAAA ACAAAAAAAATGGGGCCTAGACATGTATGTGTATGCTCCAAAAGACGATTACAAGCACCGTGCCTATTGGAGGGAGTTGTACACAGTGGAGGAGGCGGAGCACCTCACGTCTCTGATCTCTGCGGCCAGGGCTCAGGGCATTACATTCTGTTACGCTCTATCTCCGGGCCTGGATATCACATATAGCAGCCAGAAGGAAATTACCACTTTGAAACGGAAGCTTGAACAG GTGTCCCAGTTCGGCTGCACTTGCTTTGCTCTCTTGTTTGACGACATTGAGCCGGAAATGAGTGAGGCAGACAAGCAGATCTTCCAGAGCTTTGCTCATGCACAG GTGTCAGTAACAAACGAGATCCATCAACACCTCGGCTGCCCTCGCTTCCTTCTCTGCCCAACACAGTACTGCTCAACCCGGGCCGTGCCAACTGTCAACAGCTCGGAGTACCTCAACACGCTGGGAACCAAGCTGTCTCAACAGATCGACATCATGTGGACCG GACCCAAAGTGATCTCCAAGACGCTGACCACGGAGTGTATAGAAGAGATAACCGCCGTACTGCGACGGCCGCCTGTTATTTGGGACAATCTCCACGCGAATGACTACGATCAGAAGAGGATATTCCTAG GTCCATACTGCGGAAGGTCTCCAGAGCTGATCCCACTGTTACGAGGAGTCCTAACGAACCCCAACTGCGAATACAATGCGAATATGATCGCCATACGCACTCTCGCGCACTGGGCGAGCTGCAGTCTTGATGCGCCAACGCACA TGGAAGCGGTGTCATGGGACATTAAACTAGAGTCCGAGAGCGAACAAGGTGTGTGTGAGGACGAGGCACCCGTGACCCTGGGCAAGCATGTCTACCACCCGCGGCAAGCGCTCAG GCAAGCAATAATCGAGTGGCTTCCAGAATTCTCCATACCCAAGACGGCGCAGGGGCCTGTGATCAAGCCGCAGCCTCCAGTCACAG TCCCGCCGGTGCCGATCATCCCGATCCTGCCGATGGTGAACACATGCATGTCGCTGCTGACGGCCACCACCAATACCACCACAACTGCCGCCACTAGCGCCATCTCTGCCATCCCGACGGTGTCCACGTCGCAGCTGCAGGCGCTGGCCGACTGCCCCGCCGCCCGCCTCAAGCACCAGACG GTATCGCCAGTAGAAACCTTCAGTGCAGTTACGAATCCCGTCATGAACTCCCTAGTGTCCCCCACCAAAGTTATCCTCAACGAATCCATACAGAACCCCATCATACCCATCGCTAGCTCCAACATCTCCCTGCCTAGCGAAATACCCGTGTCTACCCTACCCGTACCACTCCTCGGTATAAAATCACTTGAGGAAGTTGACAAAAGCGAAGACCAGAGTATGGTAGACAGTGACAGACAGGATAAAAACGACAGTGTTGTGAATGACAGTGTTCTAGAAAGTGTCAGTTTCATAGAAGAGATGAAGAAGGATAAAGAAGATGACCAGGACACGATTATTGTGGATGATGAGAAGGTTGAGGAGCAACAGCAGAACGGAGACATGAGTTTAGGAG ACACACCACAAACGCTGAGCCCGAATCGGCCGTCGCTGCCCGAAGGAGAGCCTCTCGATGTGGACCCGCCGTCGGCCGCTAACACCGACACAGATGTAGTCATGAACGACCAACTTAGCGAA AACGGTTCTATGCAAGTGGAGCCTAGCAACAGTCCCCTGAGCACGGACATGATGGTAGAACCCGCGGATCCTGTCGAAACTACAGACGA ACCAGTCGAAGAATCATCGATAGACGCGAACGCACTAACGGAGGACGACTTAGTATTGCTTTGCGATCTGTTTTATCTACCATTCGAGCACGGCTCGCGCGGGTTACGGCTGTTACACGATTTCCATTGGTTAACGGGGCACGCGGCCGGGACGTTGCCGAGAGGGAACAAACCCGAG ACAAGCGAGTGGCGCCGCCGACGGAGCCGCTTCGCGTGGTGGACGGCCCGCGCCAGACGCCTGCTGCGGCGGCTGGAGGCCTGCGCCAACCGGGAGCTCCACGCCGAGCTGCAGCCCTACGTGTGGGAGCTGTGCGCCGTGCTGGCCCTGCTGGACGGCCTGGTGCGGTGGTTAG AACTTGGCAAATTCCCGCAGAATATTGCAACGAATACACAAGGCAGCTATACAT GGTTCTCGAAAGGCTGGCGGGAAGCGTTCGAGAGCGGAGCCCAGGAGCCTTGGGTGTTCCGCGGCGGACTTACAGCCGATTTACGGCGGCTTCTCCCAGTGGAGTGCAGCGGCGACCAACTGCGCCCGCAGGCCGTGCCGCGCGAGCCGCCGCTCACGGTGCGGCCCTACACCGCCGCCGATGAAAGCGCT GTGTGCGAGATATGCCATAAGACATGCAGAGACGGCTCGGATTGCAGCGATCTTTTCCCGAGCGATCTGCAAACGTTACCGGCCGATAG GCTAGTGCAACCATTCCTAACATTAGCGCCTTCTCTGTGTATGGTGATAGAGGAGGACGAAATGTTCGCGAGGGAAGGAGAAGACAACGTTAACG GGGTAAAACCAGGAATAGTTGGCTATGCGTGCGCGGCGCTAAACAGCAAAGAGTTCTACAAGAAACAAGAAGTGGCCTGGATACCGGAGATGTGCAAGAAATACCCGGAGCAGCTAACTGAGAGGGAGGACCTGAGTCAGGCGGCTAAG GAGTGCATCCACCACTTCCACCAGTTCAGCACGCTGGAGCGCGCGCCGGCGGGCGTGCTGCGCGCGCACCCCGCGCTGCTCACGTGCTGCGTGCGCGCCGGCTGCCCGGACCCGCTCGCGCCCGCGCGCCTGCTCACCTGCCTGCTGGCGGCGCTCAGGGCTCATG GTGTGAACGGCGTACACGCGTGCATTAACGCAACCGACCACTACCTCCTCCAGTTCTACAGCAAGCTCGGGTTCGCGGAGGCGGCCCGCTCGGGCTCCCGCGTGTTCCTCGCGCGCTCCTTCTAG
- the LOC134675188 gene encoding uncharacterized protein LOC134675188 isoform X2, producing MWLDMRNNKLTEIPKTIQEHPCLSHLLLQNNCLTSLPNELGTVVNLKLLQLNGNPLTYPPEEILQAGTSKILSYLHNKYIDAMFTHSQSELSEETASIISVFPDSIFSQKARSYNSVIDQAQLVKSKTLSVKFNDKEGASETEEYYSKFKGKKCPRLAESRISFPPKQSAKYLRPLFAPSKQEQDAKMKRSYLKEVALKKHKDFLATSDKILQQRKNAELLRQWQRNYRDCKQLVKSTHNPSFPYDVSPEYMTLLSREDIEKDLPDKYRKKIVRRSKPTIPRKGNSDVHLALRIKQLFDNLESIDLNGGSMTPRTEQKVLLNEIQKITEIKQKLMELSGANGRSVAAD from the exons ATGTGGCTGGACATGAGAAATAATAAACTTACAGAAATTCCTAAAACTATTCAGGAGCATCCTTGCCTATCCCATCTATTACTTCAAAATAATTGTTTAACTTCATTACCCAATGAATTGGGAACGGTAGTTAACTTAAAATTACTGCAACTGAACGGAAATCCGCTTACATACCCGCCTGAAGAAATATTACAAGCCGGAACTTCGAAAATATTGTCTTATTTACACAATAAGTATATAGACGCCATGTTCACTCATTCCCAGTCAGAATTGTCCGAAGAAACAGCTAGCATAATCAGTGTTTTCCCTGACAGCATTTTTAGCCAAAAAGCTCGTAGTTACAATTCGGTCATTGATCAAGCTCAGTTAGTAAAAAGTAAAACTTTGTCCGTGAAATTCAACGACAAGGAGGGTGCTTCGGAAACGGAAGAGTACTATTCGAAatttaaaggaaaaaaatgccCAAGGTTGGCCGAGAGTCGTATCAGTTTCCCGCCAAAACAGAGCGCCAAGTATCTTCGGCCGTTATTCGCGCCAAGTAAGCAGGAACAAGATGCCAAGATGAAGAGGAGTTACTTGAAAGAGGTGGCGCTGAAGAAACATAAAGATTTTCTTGCGACCAGTGACAAGATTTTACAACAAAGAAA GAACGCGGAGCTTCTCCGCCAGTGGCAGCGCAACTACCGCGACTGTAAACAACTAGTCAAGAGCACGCACAACCCCAGTTTCCCCTACGACGTCAGCCCGGAGTACATGACTCTGCTCTCTCGGGAGGATATCGAGAAAGACCTGCCCGATAAATATAGGAAGAAGATTGTTCGAAG GTCCAAACCAACGATCCCCAGAAAAGGCAACAGCGACGTTCACCTGGCGCTGCGAATCAAGCAGCTGTTCGACAATCTCGAGTCCATAGACCTCAACGGAGGCTCCATGACGCCTAGAACCGAACAGAAGGTGCTGCTCAACGAGATACAGAAG ATCacggaaataaaacaaaagctGATGGAGCTGTCCGGGGCGAACGGGAGGTCTGTTGCAGCAGATTGA